Proteins encoded in a region of the Corynebacterium breve genome:
- the folK gene encoding 2-amino-4-hydroxy-6-hydroxymethyldihydropteridine diphosphokinase: MRAVLSIGSNMDDSWAYLDLVAAHFTDELVNASGVYSTPPWGGVEQDDFLNQALIVEVTEGPLELLRRCQALENEASRSREVRWGPRTLDVDIVQLIDDTGAEITSDSEELTLPHPRARERAFVLVPWLDADPHAKLGGEAVVDIVDKLDRDEVEQIRLVER; this comes from the coding sequence ATGCGCGCAGTACTTTCTATCGGCTCTAATATGGACGATTCGTGGGCCTATCTCGATCTTGTCGCTGCGCACTTCACCGACGAACTGGTCAACGCATCCGGCGTCTACAGCACCCCGCCATGGGGCGGCGTAGAGCAAGACGATTTTCTCAACCAGGCCCTAATCGTCGAAGTCACCGAAGGGCCGCTTGAGTTGCTTCGGCGCTGCCAGGCGCTAGAAAACGAGGCGAGCCGCTCCCGCGAGGTCCGGTGGGGGCCACGCACTTTGGACGTGGACATTGTGCAGCTTATCGACGACACCGGCGCCGAGATTACCAGTGATAGCGAGGAACTCACGCTACCGCACCCTCGTGCGCGCGAGCGGGCGTTCGTGTTGGTCCCATGGCTCGACGCTGATCCTCACGCGAAGCTTGGTGGGGAAGCGGTGGTGGATATCGTCGATAAGCTAGACAGGGATGAAGTCGAGCAGATAAGGCTTGTGGAACGATGA
- the hpt gene encoding hypoxanthine phosphoribosyltransferase has product MTALYDHKDFNVPANRYGEDIEAILIPEDKLAERIQELADMVSEKYKDADESLILVCVLKGAVFFLTDFARALTIPAEMEFMAVSSYGNSTTSSGVVRILKDLDKEIQGRDVLIVEDIIDSGLTLSWLMRNLEGRNPKSLNVVTLLRKPEVQTAEVDIMEVGFDIPNEFVIGYGLDYAERYRDLPYVGTLHPRVYSSED; this is encoded by the coding sequence ATGACCGCTCTATATGATCACAAAGATTTCAACGTTCCCGCGAACCGTTACGGCGAAGACATTGAAGCCATCCTGATCCCCGAGGACAAACTCGCGGAACGTATCCAGGAGCTGGCAGACATGGTCTCCGAGAAGTACAAGGATGCAGACGAATCGCTCATCCTGGTTTGCGTGCTCAAGGGCGCTGTTTTCTTCCTCACCGATTTTGCTCGCGCGCTGACGATCCCGGCGGAGATGGAGTTCATGGCGGTGTCGTCGTATGGAAACTCGACAACTTCTTCCGGCGTTGTGCGCATCCTGAAGGACCTAGACAAGGAAATTCAGGGCCGCGACGTGCTTATCGTCGAAGACATTATCGACTCCGGTCTGACGTTGAGCTGGTTGATGCGCAACCTCGAAGGACGCAACCCGAAGAGCCTCAACGTGGTGACCCTTTTGCGCAAGCCCGAGGTGCAAACCGCAGAGGTCGACATTATGGAGGTCGGCTTCGACATCCCGAACGAGTTCGTCATCGGCTACGGCCTGGACTACGCGGAGCGCTATCGTGACCTGCCATACGTGGGCACCTTGCACCCGCGCGTGTACTCGTCTGAAGACTAA
- the ftsH gene encoding ATP-dependent zinc metalloprotease FtsH has translation MKNKKVLQIGLMAAAALMVLYLFTMLGDDTRKFQPVDTSIAMQQLQDNNVEEAEIDDREQRLRLTLKEPITVEERDGLEQIMAQYPARTAPQIFDAVKATEAEKYTTNVTQESFLLSMLSFMLPMVLIFGLLFFFMYRMQSGGMFGFGGSKAKELTKDMPETTFADVAGADEAVDELQEIKDFLQDPSVYEKLGAKIPRGVLLYGPPGTGKTLLARAVAGEAGVPFYSISGSDFVEMFVGVGASRVRDLFKQARENSPCIIFIDEIDAVGRQRGSGMGGGHDEREQTLNQLLVEMDGFGDREGVILMAATNRPDILDPALLRPGRFDRQIPVTNPDLAGRAKILKVHAQGKPLGPDADLDALAKRTAGMSGADLANVLNEAALLTARIGGNVITADALEEATDRVIGGPRRSSKIISEKEKKVTAYHEGGHTLAAWALKDIERVYKVTILARGRTGGHAMTAAEDDKGMYNRDELYARLVFAMGGRAAEELVFGEPTTGASADIEQATKIARAMVTEYGMSSALGTVKYGEEQGDPFAGRGAGGSLDYSPSAAEKIDEEVHKLVDAAHERAYSILRDNRDHLDTLASKLLEKETLRRPDLEAIFEGIEPQGSGLGPVDQRFPRQDNREPVKTPVELAEERGEEPPKKFSLLEASRQAREKRLAEKAERGSAAPNMAPMPIPQGGIQGGIKGGTEDTQNTQPQYDGPKPPADWHVPGGAWPQAAPKDDNQQPAQHPGWKNYDAGTEERPKHAEPEQPEQTEQPKEEIIGFRLPENERPDNPWPAEEDTTQMPRVNPSDVAAPKMPEPELPEHESVRPEHRPEHRPEHRPEHRPEKDEQ, from the coding sequence ATGAAGAACAAGAAAGTCTTACAGATCGGCCTGATGGCGGCCGCAGCGTTGATGGTGCTCTACCTTTTCACCATGCTTGGCGACGACACGCGCAAGTTCCAACCGGTAGACACCTCCATTGCCATGCAGCAATTGCAGGACAACAACGTCGAAGAAGCAGAAATCGACGACCGCGAGCAGCGACTCCGACTCACGCTCAAAGAGCCCATCACGGTAGAAGAACGTGACGGGCTTGAGCAGATCATGGCGCAGTATCCCGCGCGCACCGCTCCGCAGATCTTCGACGCAGTGAAAGCCACCGAGGCAGAAAAGTACACGACCAACGTGACCCAGGAGTCCTTCCTGCTGTCCATGTTGTCGTTCATGCTGCCGATGGTGCTGATCTTCGGCCTGCTGTTCTTCTTCATGTACCGCATGCAGTCGGGCGGCATGTTCGGATTTGGCGGTTCCAAGGCGAAGGAACTGACCAAGGACATGCCGGAGACCACCTTCGCAGATGTTGCCGGTGCCGACGAAGCTGTGGACGAACTCCAAGAGATCAAGGACTTCCTGCAGGATCCGTCGGTATACGAGAAGCTCGGCGCGAAGATTCCACGCGGCGTATTGCTCTACGGTCCTCCGGGAACCGGTAAGACATTGCTTGCCCGCGCTGTTGCCGGTGAAGCGGGTGTTCCGTTCTATTCGATTTCGGGTTCCGACTTTGTGGAGATGTTCGTCGGTGTTGGCGCCTCACGCGTGCGCGACCTGTTTAAGCAGGCCCGTGAGAATTCGCCCTGCATCATCTTCATCGACGAGATCGACGCCGTCGGCCGTCAGCGCGGCTCCGGCATGGGCGGCGGCCACGACGAACGCGAGCAGACCCTGAACCAGCTGCTGGTGGAGATGGACGGCTTTGGCGATCGTGAAGGCGTCATCCTCATGGCCGCAACGAACCGCCCGGACATCCTCGATCCCGCGCTTTTGCGCCCAGGTCGATTCGACCGTCAGATCCCAGTGACTAACCCAGACCTTGCTGGCCGCGCGAAGATCCTGAAGGTTCACGCGCAGGGTAAACCACTCGGCCCAGATGCTGATTTGGACGCGCTGGCCAAGCGCACCGCTGGCATGAGTGGTGCCGACCTAGCGAACGTACTCAACGAGGCTGCACTTCTTACAGCGCGCATCGGCGGCAACGTCATTACTGCCGACGCCCTAGAAGAGGCAACCGACCGCGTCATCGGCGGCCCACGCCGTTCCTCCAAGATCATCTCGGAGAAGGAAAAGAAGGTCACCGCGTACCACGAAGGCGGCCATACCCTGGCTGCGTGGGCGCTCAAGGACATCGAGCGCGTATACAAGGTCACGATTCTTGCCCGCGGCCGCACCGGCGGTCACGCCATGACCGCAGCCGAAGACGACAAGGGCATGTACAACCGCGATGAGCTCTATGCTCGCCTCGTCTTCGCGATGGGCGGTCGCGCCGCAGAAGAGCTGGTCTTCGGCGAGCCAACTACCGGTGCGTCTGCCGATATCGAGCAGGCCACCAAGATCGCGCGCGCCATGGTCACCGAATACGGCATGAGCTCCGCGCTAGGCACTGTGAAGTATGGCGAAGAGCAGGGCGACCCATTCGCAGGTCGTGGCGCCGGAGGGTCGTTAGACTACTCGCCGTCTGCTGCTGAAAAAATCGACGAGGAAGTACACAAGCTTGTCGACGCCGCCCACGAACGCGCCTACTCCATCCTCCGCGACAACCGCGACCACCTGGACACTTTGGCCTCCAAGCTCCTGGAGAAGGAGACTCTGCGCCGCCCAGATCTGGAAGCAATTTTTGAAGGAATCGAGCCACAAGGCTCCGGTTTGGGCCCCGTGGACCAGCGCTTCCCGCGCCAGGACAACCGCGAACCAGTCAAGACCCCGGTGGAACTTGCAGAAGAACGGGGCGAAGAGCCGCCGAAGAAGTTCTCCCTGCTGGAGGCCTCCCGACAGGCACGCGAGAAGCGCCTGGCAGAGAAGGCCGAGCGTGGATCCGCAGCACCAAACATGGCGCCCATGCCGATCCCACAGGGCGGTATTCAAGGTGGTATTAAGGGTGGTACTGAGGACACCCAGAACACCCAGCCGCAGTATGACGGCCCGAAGCCGCCTGCCGACTGGCACGTGCCGGGTGGAGCGTGGCCTCAGGCAGCTCCAAAGGACGACAATCAGCAGCCGGCTCAACACCCTGGGTGGAAGAATTACGACGCGGGCACTGAAGAACGGCCAAAGCATGCCGAACCGGAGCAGCCAGAACAGACAGAACAGCCGAAGGAAGAAATCATCGGCTTCCGCCTGCCGGAGAACGAGCGACCTGACAACCCTTGGCCTGCGGAAGAGGACACCACGCAGATGCCTCGTGTGAACCCAAGCGACGTTGCTGCCCCAAAGATGCCTGAACCAGAGCTGCCGGAGCATGAGTCGGTACGCCCAGAGCATCGCCCAGAGCATCGCCCAGAGCATCGCCCAGAGCATCGCCCAGAGAAGGATGAACAATAG
- the folB gene encoding dihydroneopterin aldolase yields MADRIELKGLEVFSYHGVLDHEREYGQAFTIDITCWMDFADAAAADDLELTINYAELAQLAYDIAAGTPRNLIETVVTEIADTAIARYPQLHSIEVTLHKPHAPIPLVFDDVAVVARRSRKQAPAIMRNA; encoded by the coding sequence ATGGCTGACCGGATCGAACTCAAAGGCTTGGAAGTCTTCTCCTACCACGGCGTTTTAGATCACGAACGCGAATACGGCCAGGCGTTTACCATCGACATCACTTGTTGGATGGACTTTGCCGACGCAGCCGCTGCCGACGATCTTGAACTCACCATCAACTACGCGGAACTAGCCCAGCTGGCCTATGACATCGCGGCTGGCACACCACGCAACCTCATCGAGACCGTGGTGACTGAGATCGCGGACACTGCGATCGCACGCTACCCGCAGTTGCATTCGATCGAGGTCACGCTGCACAAGCCACACGCGCCGATCCCGCTAGTGTTTGACGACGTTGCCGTGGTGGCGCGCCGCTCCCGCAAGCAAGCCCCCGCGATCATGAGGAATGCATAA
- a CDS encoding pantoate--beta-alanine ligase yields MTFQPGHATVVTDPALFATYGRAFRKTGKRVVLVPLGSGVHAGHIALIRAARSLAGAITMVTYSGDEVPEDFAKEKVDVVFHGSLDTHGIAITSGLEHLEEPSLIDDAVTRIIAATIASSATDVVAGEKDFETLVALQHAVAGLHLNVQLHSVPTVRMPDGLAISRRNADVAEDQRDKAVVIAAALTAGAHVAEHGHAVILETARGVLEAGGVTPSYLELRDLDFGPAPELGDARLLVGVDLGGVHLVDNVGVPVGIGFKNIEE; encoded by the coding sequence ATGACTTTCCAACCCGGCCACGCCACCGTGGTTACCGACCCGGCGCTGTTTGCTACCTACGGGCGAGCTTTCCGCAAGACAGGTAAGCGCGTGGTACTGGTGCCTTTGGGCAGCGGTGTGCACGCGGGCCACATCGCGCTGATTCGTGCGGCGCGTTCGCTTGCCGGTGCGATCACGATGGTCACCTACTCCGGTGACGAGGTGCCGGAGGACTTTGCCAAGGAGAAGGTCGACGTGGTTTTCCATGGCTCGCTGGACACGCACGGCATTGCTATTACCTCCGGGCTGGAGCACCTCGAGGAGCCATCGCTTATCGACGATGCCGTCACCCGCATCATCGCCGCCACCATTGCGTCGAGCGCGACCGATGTTGTCGCTGGCGAGAAAGACTTCGAAACCTTGGTGGCTCTGCAGCACGCCGTGGCCGGGTTGCACCTGAACGTGCAGCTGCACAGTGTTCCAACGGTGCGGATGCCGGATGGATTGGCGATCTCTCGGCGAAACGCGGATGTGGCCGAGGACCAGCGCGACAAGGCGGTGGTGATCGCAGCGGCACTCACAGCTGGGGCGCACGTGGCCGAGCATGGTCACGCGGTGATCCTAGAAACTGCCCGTGGAGTTCTTGAGGCAGGCGGAGTGACACCGTCGTATCTTGAGCTGCGGGATCTCGATTTCGGTCCAGCACCGGAGTTGGGTGATGCGCGCTTACTCGTCGGTGTTGACCTCGGTGGGGTGCACTTGGTGGACAATGTTGGAGTGCCCGTGGGAATTGGGTTTAAGAACATCGAAGAATAG
- a CDS encoding PhoX family protein has product MALKGLNLFSNKFTSSRSSLTCTYKCGNNCFGECRNTTDNEYFGDMTRRSALKAGSLSVVAVGGAAALAACSPSEEEAASSGSSSADGSAAPTKDVKVDTVSVDGMKFEPVEPNNNDDVTVPEGYEYSVLVAWGDPIIEGAPEFDIENQTAKAQEEQFGFNNDFLGLFDHPEDENKMVYVCSHEYTTEPQMHPNYDAENPTEEQVNIGLAAHGQSIIEVSKVEGSGELKMEFGPLNRRITAMTPMTFSGPAAGTDLLKTNEDPSGMEVLGTLNNCAGGVTPWGTYLSGEENIDQYWTNSKALDGRNKEYADRIGVEEEGQSERGWELFHDRFDMEKEPNEINRFGYIVEIDPMDPESKPVKHTLLGRFKHEAGNTHIADDGRAVVYMGDDERFEYIYKFVTADKYKEGDKEHNMKLMTAGTLYVASLEGNSKEDEIDGSGELPEDGQFDGKGTWHPLVTVDIDGNAESHIEGFSPEEVCVYTRLAADTVGATKMDRPEDFEQNPVTGKAYVALTNNSYRGATGENAKKNEEEPMEWAPIKENKNGFVMEIDDAEKGTGEEFTWNLFIVCGDPEEAYTYFGGFDKEKVSPISCPDNVAFDKHGLLWISTDGNALGTHDGLYAASTEGDTRGELKCFMTVPADAETCGPYIDDEHVLVNVQHPGEGDESTVENPSSNWPEGGDAKPRPAAVVVWKTDGGKIGMA; this is encoded by the coding sequence ATGGCACTTAAGGGCCTCAACCTTTTCTCCAACAAGTTCACCTCCAGCCGTTCCAGCCTTACCTGCACCTACAAGTGCGGTAACAACTGCTTCGGCGAATGCCGCAACACTACCGACAACGAGTACTTCGGCGACATGACCCGCCGTTCCGCTCTAAAGGCAGGCAGCCTGTCTGTCGTTGCAGTCGGTGGCGCAGCAGCACTCGCAGCTTGCTCCCCTTCCGAGGAAGAAGCAGCTTCCTCCGGTTCCTCCTCCGCAGACGGCTCCGCAGCACCTACCAAGGACGTTAAGGTAGACACCGTTTCCGTTGACGGCATGAAGTTCGAGCCAGTCGAGCCAAACAACAACGACGATGTCACCGTGCCAGAAGGCTACGAGTACTCCGTCCTCGTTGCATGGGGCGACCCAATTATCGAAGGCGCACCTGAGTTCGACATCGAGAACCAGACCGCTAAGGCTCAGGAAGAGCAGTTCGGCTTTAACAACGACTTCCTCGGTCTTTTCGATCACCCAGAAGACGAGAACAAGATGGTTTACGTGTGCTCCCACGAGTACACCACCGAGCCACAGATGCACCCTAACTACGATGCTGAGAACCCAACCGAGGAGCAGGTCAACATCGGCCTCGCAGCTCACGGTCAGTCCATCATCGAGGTTTCCAAGGTCGAAGGCTCCGGCGAGCTGAAGATGGAGTTCGGCCCACTGAACCGCCGCATCACCGCTATGACCCCAATGACCTTCTCCGGCCCTGCAGCTGGCACCGACCTGCTCAAGACCAACGAGGACCCATCCGGCATGGAAGTTCTGGGCACCCTGAACAACTGTGCAGGTGGCGTTACCCCTTGGGGCACCTACCTTTCCGGTGAAGAGAACATCGACCAGTACTGGACCAACTCCAAGGCACTTGACGGCCGCAACAAGGAGTACGCAGACCGTATTGGTGTTGAAGAAGAGGGCCAGTCCGAGCGTGGCTGGGAGCTCTTCCACGATCGTTTCGACATGGAGAAGGAGCCAAACGAGATCAACCGTTTCGGCTACATCGTCGAGATCGACCCAATGGACCCAGAGTCCAAGCCTGTCAAGCACACCCTGCTGGGCCGCTTCAAGCACGAAGCTGGCAATACCCACATCGCTGACGACGGCCGCGCTGTTGTCTACATGGGCGACGACGAGCGCTTCGAGTACATCTACAAGTTCGTCACCGCTGACAAGTACAAGGAGGGCGACAAGGAGCACAACATGAAGCTCATGACCGCCGGCACCCTGTACGTTGCATCCCTCGAGGGCAACTCCAAGGAAGACGAGATCGACGGCTCCGGCGAGCTTCCTGAGGATGGCCAGTTCGACGGCAAGGGCACCTGGCACCCACTGGTGACCGTTGACATCGACGGCAACGCCGAGTCCCACATCGAAGGCTTCTCTCCAGAAGAGGTCTGCGTGTACACCCGTCTTGCAGCTGACACCGTCGGCGCAACCAAGATGGACCGCCCTGAGGACTTCGAGCAGAACCCAGTCACCGGCAAGGCTTACGTTGCATTGACCAACAACTCCTACCGTGGCGCAACCGGCGAGAACGCTAAGAAGAACGAAGAGGAGCCAATGGAGTGGGCTCCAATCAAGGAGAACAAGAACGGCTTCGTCATGGAAATCGACGACGCTGAGAAGGGCACCGGCGAGGAGTTCACCTGGAACCTCTTCATCGTTTGTGGTGACCCAGAAGAGGCTTACACCTACTTCGGCGGCTTCGACAAGGAGAAGGTCTCCCCTATCTCTTGCCCTGACAACGTCGCATTCGACAAGCACGGCCTGCTGTGGATCTCCACCGACGGCAACGCGCTTGGCACCCACGACGGTCTGTACGCAGCCTCCACCGAGGGCGACACCCGCGGCGAGCTGAAGTGCTTCATGACCGTTCCAGCTGACGCTGAGACCTGTGGCCCTTACATCGACGACGAGCACGTCCTGGTCAACGTTCAGCACCCAGGCGAGGGCGACGAGTCCACCGTTGAGAACCCTTCCTCCAACTGGCCAGAGGGTGGCGACGCAAAGCCACGCCCAGCAGCAGTTGTTGTCTGGAAGACTGACGGCGGCAAGATTGGTATGGCATAA
- a CDS encoding DUF6779 domain-containing protein codes for MTDGNRTSDRGQLWIYLLVGLAIIATVIMLFTDSNAALKLALIAALWAAAIGFFLVSRYRRDKLEAEHELELVQATHEAELKAVEAEANTDKRALELVQTAEGKQLVPADTELLREIREELAAIRSQLEDLAGREFGYEPAALQAEARRILELQAKAASAFSPVAEPAQSPAYSEEDSVTTAFAAVPSVADEPGEQEPLDDEPDEIVAEEVTDEVVAEEAEPEAEPEVEPEPEAEQDNTDAEEAEEDAPAPAPAVARAPSADAVAGRVGGFDEAQNRKPNPLSQLISERREEAAAEESAAEEEESQSRRGRRRRDEHSEGSVSVAELLARARKENN; via the coding sequence ATGACTGACGGAAATCGCACTTCAGACCGCGGGCAGCTGTGGATATACCTGCTTGTAGGCTTAGCGATTATCGCCACGGTGATCATGCTCTTTACCGACTCCAACGCGGCGCTTAAGCTCGCGCTTATCGCCGCGCTGTGGGCCGCTGCCATCGGGTTTTTCCTGGTGTCACGCTACCGTCGCGACAAGCTTGAAGCCGAACACGAACTAGAACTAGTCCAGGCAACCCACGAAGCTGAACTCAAAGCCGTTGAGGCAGAGGCCAACACCGACAAGCGCGCCCTTGAGCTGGTGCAAACCGCCGAGGGAAAGCAGCTCGTACCGGCGGATACTGAACTTCTGCGTGAAATTCGTGAGGAGCTTGCAGCGATCCGCAGCCAATTGGAAGACCTTGCGGGTCGCGAATTTGGCTACGAGCCGGCTGCGCTCCAAGCGGAGGCGCGACGAATTTTGGAACTCCAGGCCAAGGCCGCGTCGGCGTTTAGCCCGGTGGCGGAACCGGCCCAATCGCCAGCGTATTCCGAGGAAGACTCAGTGACTACGGCATTCGCAGCCGTTCCAAGCGTTGCGGACGAGCCAGGAGAGCAGGAACCACTCGACGATGAGCCGGACGAGATCGTGGCGGAAGAGGTCACGGACGAGGTTGTCGCTGAAGAGGCTGAGCCGGAGGCTGAGCCAGAGGTAGAGCCGGAGCCGGAGGCTGAGCAGGACAACACCGACGCGGAAGAAGCAGAGGAAGACGCACCGGCACCCGCTCCCGCTGTTGCTCGTGCACCTTCGGCGGATGCCGTCGCAGGTCGCGTCGGTGGGTTCGATGAGGCACAGAACCGCAAGCCGAACCCGCTGTCGCAGCTGATCAGTGAGCGTCGCGAAGAAGCAGCTGCTGAGGAAAGTGCTGCCGAAGAAGAAGAGTCGCAGTCGCGTCGTGGTCGTCGTCGTCGTGACGAGCACAGCGAAGGCTCCGTCTCCGTCGCAGAGCTGCTTGCTAGGGCGAGGAAAGAAAACAACTAA
- a CDS encoding DUF3180 domain-containing protein — protein sequence MTRTPISGLVAAFVFSAAAMAIVTWGFYGSFSTIPVMVSATLWIMAIFCLVLTYVVKDRRKEGLIGLDRSQLNPMMVTNFLLIGKASAWTGAVVGGGYAGIGTYVIPNLSMLAAAQADLPGVLSSAAGGIALAVAGIILERACEVSPPADGESIG from the coding sequence ATGACCCGCACCCCCATTTCCGGCCTCGTCGCAGCATTTGTGTTTTCCGCTGCGGCGATGGCGATTGTGACCTGGGGATTTTACGGCAGCTTCTCGACGATTCCCGTGATGGTGTCAGCCACGTTGTGGATCATGGCGATCTTTTGTCTCGTTCTGACATACGTGGTGAAAGACCGCCGGAAAGAAGGGCTGATCGGGCTGGATCGCTCGCAGCTCAATCCGATGATGGTGACCAATTTCTTGCTCATCGGCAAGGCGAGCGCATGGACCGGGGCGGTTGTCGGCGGCGGATACGCGGGCATTGGCACGTATGTGATTCCCAATCTGAGCATGCTGGCCGCGGCGCAGGCGGACCTGCCCGGGGTGCTCTCGAGTGCGGCTGGCGGAATCGCGTTGGCGGTGGCCGGAATAATTTTGGAGCGTGCTTGCGAGGTGTCGCCACCCGCTGATGGGGAAAGTATTGGTTAG
- the folP gene encoding dihydropteroate synthase: MGIVNVTADSFSDGGKWLDLDRAIAHAHELVAQGADMIDVGAESTRPGATRVDPELEAARVAPLIKALADDGIATSVDTMRASTALAAAEAGVAMINDVSGGLADDNMYKVMAETALPVCLMHWRTVQFGDAAGSADHGGDVVRDVHETLDRLVTNAVTAGVEHDQIVLDPGLGFAKSAADNWALLKALPEFIAGDLPVLVGASRKRFLTEIRAARGLDHTPIDADPATAAVTAISAAHGAWGVRVHEVAVSRDAVDVAAAWEKGQDF; encoded by the coding sequence ATGGGGATTGTGAACGTGACCGCGGACTCGTTTTCCGATGGTGGCAAGTGGCTCGACCTCGATCGTGCGATCGCACACGCCCACGAGCTGGTCGCCCAGGGCGCGGACATGATTGACGTCGGCGCGGAGTCTACTCGCCCCGGTGCCACGCGCGTCGACCCTGAACTGGAGGCTGCCCGCGTTGCACCTTTGATCAAAGCGCTTGCCGACGACGGCATCGCCACCAGCGTGGACACGATGCGCGCATCCACTGCGTTGGCTGCTGCTGAGGCAGGAGTTGCCATGATCAACGACGTCTCCGGTGGCCTTGCCGACGACAACATGTACAAGGTCATGGCAGAGACCGCGTTGCCGGTGTGCCTGATGCACTGGCGCACCGTGCAGTTCGGCGACGCCGCAGGCAGTGCCGATCACGGCGGCGACGTGGTGCGCGACGTCCACGAAACCTTGGACCGTCTAGTTACCAACGCCGTGACAGCCGGTGTGGAGCACGACCAGATCGTGCTGGACCCAGGCTTGGGCTTTGCCAAGAGCGCAGCCGATAACTGGGCGCTGCTAAAGGCTTTGCCGGAGTTCATCGCGGGCGATCTGCCGGTGCTGGTGGGGGCAAGTCGCAAACGCTTCCTCACCGAGATCCGTGCGGCCCGCGGCTTAGATCACACCCCCATCGATGCGGATCCGGCCACTGCTGCGGTCACCGCGATTTCGGCGGCCCACGGCGCGTGGGGAGTACGAGTCCACGAGGTCGCGGTGTCGCGCGATGCAGTAGACGTTGCCGCCGCGTGGGAGAAGGGACAGGATTTCTAA
- the folE gene encoding GTP cyclohydrolase I FolE, which translates to MTEPGPDNFDQERAEAAVRELLIAVGEDPDREGLKDTPSRVARAYKEIFAGLHTDPTEVLERTFAENHQELVLVRDIPIYSTCEHHLVPFFGKAHIGYIPGKDGHVTGLSKLARLADMYAKRPQVQERLTSQIADALVDKLGAQSVIVVIECEHLCMGMRGIRKPGAVTTTSAVRGGFKKNHASRAEVLSLIRG; encoded by the coding sequence GTGACCGAACCAGGCCCTGACAATTTTGACCAAGAGCGGGCGGAAGCGGCGGTTCGTGAACTGTTGATTGCAGTCGGCGAGGACCCTGATCGCGAGGGCTTGAAGGACACCCCGTCTCGGGTTGCGCGTGCGTACAAGGAGATCTTCGCAGGTCTGCATACCGACCCAACCGAAGTCTTGGAGCGGACCTTTGCGGAGAACCACCAGGAGCTTGTCCTTGTGCGCGACATCCCGATCTACTCCACTTGCGAGCACCACCTTGTACCGTTTTTCGGCAAGGCGCACATCGGCTACATCCCTGGCAAAGACGGCCACGTCACCGGCCTGTCCAAGCTCGCCCGTCTGGCCGATATGTACGCTAAGCGGCCGCAGGTGCAGGAACGATTGACCAGTCAGATCGCGGACGCGCTCGTCGACAAGCTGGGTGCACAGTCGGTGATTGTGGTCATCGAGTGCGAGCACCTGTGCATGGGCATGCGGGGAATTCGCAAGCCTGGTGCCGTGACGACGACTTCTGCCGTGCGCGGTGGGTTTAAGAAAAACCATGCCTCGCGTGCCGAGGTCTTGAGCCTGATTAGGGGATAG